Proteins from a single region of Negativicutes bacterium:
- a CDS encoding exonuclease SbcCD subunit D codes for MRFIHTSDWHLGRLFHGKHLTEDQAYVLEQFVALVAEVKPAVIIIAGDIYDRAVPPIEAVELLDNVISKILLEQKVPIIMIAGNHDSSERLGFASKLLSQNGLHVYGNLTKDVEPVILTDEHGPVYFLPFTYAEPALVRAVHQNETLTSHELCMDFLVQKSLDKVPAKARRVAIAHGFIAGSSESESERPLSVGGSSNISSNIFKKFHYTALGHLHNSQTAGDKNICYSGSLLKYSFDEYKQEKGINIVDLDATGDSKITTVSLQPQYDVKKIKGKFIEILKDDLKFPPSTDYMAVVLEDDKPILDIHGQLEKKYPNLLQIERINLQKVADITDQADYRNKSEQELFEAFFEQMTGNSLDNKEVKEFSEALEELLAKEREAKI; via the coding sequence GTGAGGTTTATTCATACTTCAGACTGGCATTTGGGACGGCTGTTTCACGGGAAACATCTAACGGAAGATCAAGCTTATGTTTTAGAACAGTTTGTAGCTTTAGTGGCGGAAGTTAAGCCGGCAGTTATTATTATTGCCGGTGATATTTATGATAGAGCGGTTCCGCCGATTGAGGCGGTAGAATTATTAGATAATGTTATTTCAAAAATTTTATTAGAACAAAAAGTACCGATTATTATGATCGCCGGAAATCATGATAGCTCGGAACGCCTAGGGTTTGCCAGTAAATTATTGTCGCAAAACGGGTTACATGTTTATGGAAATCTAACTAAAGATGTTGAACCGGTAATTTTAACAGATGAACATGGGCCGGTTTACTTTTTGCCGTTTACTTATGCTGAGCCAGCCTTGGTTCGAGCGGTTCACCAAAACGAAACTTTAACATCACATGAGTTATGCATGGATTTTTTGGTGCAAAAATCCTTAGATAAAGTCCCGGCGAAAGCTAGAAGGGTAGCGATTGCGCATGGTTTTATTGCCGGTAGTAGTGAGAGCGAGTCGGAACGACCATTATCAGTGGGAGGGAGTAGTAATATTAGCAGTAATATTTTCAAAAAATTTCACTATACGGCGTTAGGTCATTTGCATAATAGTCAAACTGCGGGTGATAAAAATATCTGTTATAGTGGTTCATTATTGAAATATTCATTTGATGAGTATAAGCAAGAAAAAGGCATTAATATTGTGGATTTAGATGCTACCGGTGACAGTAAAATCACTACAGTAAGTTTGCAACCGCAATATGATGTAAAGAAAATTAAAGGGAAATTTATTGAGATATTAAAAGATGACCTTAAATTTCCACCAAGTACCGATTATATGGCGGTAGTGTTGGAAGATGATAAGCCGATTTTAGATATTCACGGACAATTAGAAAAAAAATATCCTAATTTATTGCAAATAGAACGAATTAATTTACAGAAGGTAGCTGACATAACAGATCAAGCAGATTATCGTAATAAATCAGAACAAGAATTATTTGAAGCTTTTTTTGAACAAATGACCGGTAATAGTTTAGATAATAAAGAGGTTAAAGAATTTAGTGAGGCTTTGGAAGAATTGTTGGCGAAGGAACGGGAGGCTAAAATATGA